The Bacteroidota bacterium genome segment CCAATCGCTAGGTTCAAATCTATTTTAGTATAAAAATCGGTTGTTTGTGTTTGGTATACTTCTTTTCCATTTAAACTGAAAATACGGATCGAATGATTAGTA includes the following:
- a CDS encoding T9SS type A sorting domain-containing protein, translated to TNHSIRIFSLNGKEVYQTQTTDFYTKIDLNLAIGYYVVQVENDDNSYSKKVIIW